From Enterococcus wangshanyuanii, the proteins below share one genomic window:
- the epsC gene encoding serine O-acetyltransferase EpsC — protein MGWLKKAVEAIKKNDPAARSTLEALLTYPGLHALFWHRFSHFLYRHRLYLLAKIHAQFWRFLTGIEIHPGARIASGVFIDHGMGIVIGQTAEIEEDVVLFHGVTLGGTGKDTGKRHPTVKKGAMIHAHAQILGPVTIGARAKIGAAAVVLTDIPDDATAVGVPAKVVRIKGKRMEEKDDSNL, from the coding sequence ATGGGTTGGTTAAAAAAAGCCGTTGAAGCTATTAAAAAAAATGATCCGGCAGCGCGCTCGACTTTGGAGGCATTGCTTACCTATCCAGGGTTGCATGCATTGTTCTGGCATCGTTTTTCTCACTTTCTTTATCGGCATCGATTGTATTTGTTGGCAAAAATCCACGCTCAGTTTTGGCGTTTTTTAACGGGGATAGAGATTCATCCGGGAGCAAGGATTGCGTCAGGGGTTTTTATTGATCATGGCATGGGTATTGTGATCGGCCAAACAGCGGAAATTGAAGAAGATGTTGTATTGTTTCACGGGGTTACCTTAGGTGGTACAGGAAAAGACACAGGGAAACGTCACCCAACAGTCAAAAAAGGAGCAATGATCCACGCACATGCACAGATTCTTGGACCAGTCACAATCGGTGCACGGGCGAAAATCGGTGCGGCAGCTGTTGTGCTGACTGACATTCCTGATGATGCAACTGCGGTAGGGGTGCCGGCAAAAGTTGTTAGAATCAAAGGAAAAAGAATGGAGGAGAAAGATGATTCAAATTTATAA
- the cysS gene encoding cysteine--tRNA ligase: MIQIYNTLTREKETFQSIEEGKVRMYVCGPTVYNYIHIGNARSTIAFDTIRRYLEYRGYDVNYVSNFTDVDDKIIRAANELGITAPEVADRFIQAFEEDTHALNVQPATSHPRVMDHMPDILTFIQALIEKGYAYESKGDVYYRTRKFDGYGKLSHQSIDELEVGASQRTGVEQELKEDPLDFALWKGAKEGEISWDSPWGAGRPGWHIECSVMATKHLGDTIDIHGGGQDLEFPHHENEIAQSEAKTGKTFANYWMHNGYVTIGEDDEKMSKSLGNFVTVHELAKKIDPQILRFFMATTQYRRPIRYSETTIKEAGVNLQKLKNAFENLSFRKENALASLPEDELRIQELAELETRFKTEMDDDFNAANGITVVYELSKWLNQYSEQETVSAIVTDKALDQFTQWLSIFGIYFLSDELLDDDIDQLIEERNQARKNRDFARSDEIRDLLKDKGITLEDTAQGTRWRRSE; encoded by the coding sequence ATGATTCAAATTTATAATACACTAACAAGAGAAAAAGAAACCTTTCAATCAATAGAAGAGGGTAAAGTTCGGATGTATGTCTGCGGACCAACGGTTTATAATTACATTCATATTGGAAACGCCCGCAGCACGATCGCTTTTGATACCATTAGACGTTATTTAGAATACCGCGGATATGATGTGAATTATGTGTCCAATTTTACCGATGTTGATGACAAGATCATTCGTGCCGCGAATGAATTAGGGATCACAGCACCAGAAGTGGCTGATCGCTTTATTCAGGCATTTGAAGAGGATACCCATGCGTTGAATGTGCAGCCTGCAACCAGTCATCCACGGGTAATGGATCATATGCCGGACATTCTGACGTTTATTCAAGCGTTGATCGAAAAAGGATATGCGTATGAATCAAAGGGCGATGTTTATTATCGAACACGTAAATTTGATGGTTATGGAAAACTTAGCCATCAATCGATCGATGAACTTGAAGTCGGAGCCAGTCAGCGTACAGGAGTAGAACAAGAATTAAAAGAAGACCCATTGGATTTTGCTTTATGGAAAGGTGCTAAAGAAGGCGAGATTTCTTGGGATTCACCTTGGGGAGCTGGACGTCCCGGTTGGCATATCGAGTGTTCTGTAATGGCAACGAAGCATTTAGGTGATACAATTGATATTCATGGAGGCGGTCAGGATTTAGAGTTTCCTCATCATGAAAATGAAATCGCCCAAAGTGAAGCAAAAACAGGAAAAACATTCGCTAATTACTGGATGCATAATGGCTATGTGACAATTGGTGAAGACGATGAAAAAATGAGTAAGTCACTGGGAAATTTTGTGACAGTTCATGAGTTGGCAAAAAAGATCGATCCGCAAATTCTGCGTTTCTTTATGGCGACGACACAATACCGCCGACCAATTCGTTACAGTGAAACAACAATCAAAGAAGCTGGAGTCAATCTTCAGAAATTAAAAAATGCATTTGAGAATTTATCATTTAGGAAAGAAAATGCCTTGGCAAGTTTGCCTGAAGATGAGCTGCGAATACAAGAGTTAGCTGAGTTAGAAACACGTTTTAAAACAGAAATGGATGACGATTTCAATGCAGCAAACGGGATCACAGTAGTCTATGAACTCTCAAAATGGCTGAACCAATATAGCGAACAAGAAACTGTGTCAGCAATCGTTACAGATAAGGCACTAGATCAGTTTACACAATGGCTGAGTATTTTTGGGATTTATTTCCTCTCAGATGAACTGTTGGATGATGATATCGATCAATTGATAGAAGAACGGAATCAGGCACGCAAGAACCGTGATTTTGCCCGCAGTGATGAGATTCGTGATTTACTGAAAGATAAAGGAATAACCTTGGAAGATACTGCCCAGGGAACTAGATGGAGAAGAAGTGAATGA
- a CDS encoding Mini-ribonuclease 3, giving the protein MRDYTQLNGLALAYVGDAIYEIYIRDYLVEQGQTKPNTLHRMATHYVSAKAQAFLIQGMLEEKLLNETEETMYKRGRNAKSHTSAKNADITTYRIATGFESLMGYLHLTKQTERLEELIDWCIKKVGEKDA; this is encoded by the coding sequence ATGAGAGACTATACGCAATTGAATGGTTTAGCGCTGGCTTATGTAGGGGATGCAATCTATGAAATCTACATTCGTGATTATTTAGTAGAGCAAGGCCAAACAAAACCCAATACGCTGCACCGGATGGCGACACATTATGTATCGGCTAAAGCACAAGCTTTTTTGATTCAAGGAATGTTGGAAGAAAAGCTTTTGAATGAAACAGAAGAAACAATGTATAAACGAGGACGTAATGCCAAAAGCCACACCTCAGCAAAAAATGCGGATATCACGACATATCGCATAGCTACAGGGTTTGAGTCTTTGATGGGGTATCTTCATTTAACAAAACAAACCGAACGCCTGGAAGAATTGATCGACTGGTGTATCAAAAAAGTAGGTGAAAAAGATGCGTAA
- the rlmB gene encoding 23S rRNA (guanosine(2251)-2'-O)-methyltransferase RlmB — translation MKKMRNDKKRAFKDSKQKRKPGFKKEAVKKDRKPTEEAVEDNFVFGNHATIEAIQQGRGNKLFLQEDSKGEKVEQLKILAKEHAVPVKWVPKQKLDTLTDHGVHQGIVLASTAYEYLTLDDLITKTKEKTETPFFLILDSLEDPHNFGSILRTADATGVDGIIIPKHRAVGITPVVTKASTGAVEYIPVARVTNLAQSIATLKEHDFWIFGTDMKGTDYRQWNTQGAIALIIGNEGRGMSQGLHKEVDELLTIPMTGHVQSLNAGVAAGLLMYEVYRGRNPL, via the coding sequence GTGAAAAAGATGCGTAATGATAAAAAACGTGCATTCAAAGATAGCAAACAAAAAAGGAAGCCGGGATTTAAAAAAGAAGCTGTCAAAAAAGACCGCAAGCCAACTGAAGAAGCTGTTGAAGATAATTTTGTTTTCGGAAACCATGCGACGATCGAAGCGATCCAGCAAGGGCGTGGCAACAAATTGTTCCTTCAAGAAGACAGTAAAGGCGAAAAAGTCGAACAGCTTAAAATTCTGGCAAAAGAACATGCAGTACCAGTAAAATGGGTACCCAAACAAAAATTAGACACACTGACAGATCATGGGGTGCATCAGGGGATCGTATTGGCGAGCACAGCCTATGAATATTTGACGCTGGATGATTTGATAACAAAGACGAAAGAAAAGACTGAGACGCCATTTTTCTTGATTTTGGATAGTTTGGAAGATCCGCATAATTTTGGCTCTATTTTAAGAACCGCAGATGCAACAGGAGTGGATGGGATCATCATCCCGAAACATCGAGCAGTCGGTATCACGCCGGTCGTGACCAAAGCATCAACAGGTGCTGTAGAATATATTCCAGTTGCTCGTGTGACGAATTTAGCGCAAAGTATTGCAACCTTAAAAGAGCATGATTTTTGGATCTTTGGCACAGATATGAAAGGCACGGACTATCGCCAGTGGAATACCCAAGGAGCGATCGCATTGATCATTGGTAATGAAGGTCGTGGGATGAGTCAGGGGTTGCATAAAGAAGTAGATGAGTTATTGACGATTCCGATGACAGGACATGTCCAAAGTTTAAATGCGGGTGTTGCTGCTGGATTGCTGATGTATGAAGTTTATCGAGGTCGTAATCCGTTATAG
- a CDS encoding NYN domain-containing protein — translation MKKQLLIVDGYNMIGAWPELVKLKNQNKLEDAREVLLNRLSNYAKYEDLEVIVVFDAQLVPGIQQTYKKYQLTVIFTKEDETADSYIERIAGEKNDRLTQVTVATSDLAEQWLVFSKGALRTSANELYKSVKKSERTIAIHATDIHFQDFRRNSPWNLEQLSKLSDKMDELSKKKD, via the coding sequence ATGAAAAAGCAATTACTCATCGTTGATGGCTATAATATGATCGGTGCTTGGCCTGAGCTGGTGAAATTGAAGAATCAAAACAAACTAGAAGATGCTAGAGAAGTTTTATTGAATCGTCTCTCTAACTATGCAAAATATGAGGATCTAGAAGTGATCGTTGTCTTCGATGCGCAACTGGTTCCAGGAATCCAGCAAACCTATAAAAAGTATCAATTAACAGTTATTTTCACTAAAGAAGATGAAACGGCCGATAGCTACATTGAACGAATCGCAGGAGAAAAAAATGATCGATTGACCCAAGTGACTGTTGCAACAAGTGATTTGGCAGAGCAATGGTTAGTTTTCTCTAAAGGGGCTTTACGAACCTCTGCAAATGAGCTGTATAAAAGTGTTAAAAAGTCTGAGCGTACGATAGCGATTCATGCAACAGACATCCACTTTCAAGATTTTCGTAGAAATTCTCCTTGGAATTTAGAACAATTGTCAAAATTGTCTGATAAAATGGACGAATTATCTAAAAAGAAAGATTAA
- a CDS encoding sigma-70 family RNA polymerase sigma factor, with the protein MGKYEDILKGDGMAFDRLYRKYHPLVYNFRKKYYLKDFDREDWLQEGRIIFYRSLEKYEETYSVSIGKFFKSNFENHIRSLVRKQCAVKRTVDVQSVSLDQKMESQGESFFDYVSAEASDALEQMIIREKLEELPQVLSPFERTTFQEFMNGKEIGEIAKATASREVTVRSAYDRAKKKLKSIIYD; encoded by the coding sequence ATGGGCAAGTATGAAGACATTTTAAAAGGAGATGGGATGGCGTTTGATCGATTATATCGAAAATATCATCCACTTGTGTACAATTTTAGAAAAAAATACTATTTGAAGGACTTCGACAGAGAAGACTGGCTCCAGGAAGGACGAATTATTTTTTATCGTTCTCTCGAAAAATATGAAGAAACCTATAGTGTTTCGATTGGGAAATTTTTCAAGTCAAACTTTGAAAATCATATTCGCAGCCTGGTACGAAAGCAGTGTGCAGTCAAACGGACTGTAGATGTGCAATCTGTTTCGTTAGATCAAAAAATGGAAAGTCAAGGAGAGTCATTTTTTGATTATGTGAGTGCTGAAGCTTCAGACGCATTGGAACAGATGATCATTAGAGAAAAGCTGGAAGAATTACCTCAAGTGCTATCACCGTTTGAACGAACGACATTTCAGGAATTTATGAATGGTAAAGAGATTGGAGAAATCGCAAAGGCAACTGCAAGCCGCGAAGTCACAGTCAGAAGTGCCTATGATCGAGCAAAAAAGAAATTGAAATCGATTATTTATGATTAA
- a CDS encoding Veg family protein, whose translation MPTTLASIKKDLECRIGSKITLVAQTGRKRQTERKGILTETYPSVFVVDLDPDENSFERVSYSYSDVLTRTVEIEFVSEAV comes from the coding sequence ATGCCAACAACTTTAGCGTCAATCAAAAAAGATTTAGAATGTCGTATCGGCAGCAAAATCACATTAGTTGCTCAGACCGGCAGAAAGCGTCAAACTGAACGTAAAGGTATTTTGACAGAAACGTATCCATCTGTCTTCGTTGTAGATTTAGATCCAGATGAAAACTCATTTGAACGAGTTTCTTATAGTTACTCAGATGTGCTGACTCGCACAGTGGAGATTGAGTTTGTTAGTGAAGCTGTCTAA
- a CDS encoding ClpP family protease, with product MCWSAYLSSEKERRYCLPNTRLMIHEPPGGAQGQSRDLEITAKEIIRTREKINQLISRESGKDIEHVRNDTARDYWLSAEAALEYGSANKNRSEMK from the coding sequence TTGTGCTGGAGCGCTTATTTATCCAGTGAAAAAGAACGACGCTATTGCCTTCCCAATACTCGGCTTATGATCCACGAACCTCCCGGCGGCGCGCAAGGACAGTCTAGGGATCTGGAAATTACTGCGAAAGAAATTATTCGTACACGAGAAAAAATCAATCAGCTGATTTCAAGAGAATCAGGTAAAGATATCGAACACGTGAGAAACGATACCGCTAGAGATTATTGGTTGAGTGCTGAAGCGGCTCTAGAGTATGGGTCCGCAAATAAAAATAGAAGTGAAATGAAGTAA
- the ispE gene encoding 4-(cytidine 5'-diphospho)-2-C-methyl-D-erythritol kinase, producing MEIIEKAPAKINLGLDALYKRKDGYHELEMIMASVDLADRLLFEELPENEIVIETDSSFLPVDRRNHVYQAAELLKRTFNLTQGVKITIEKRIPVAAGLAGGSSDCAAALRGLNRLWGLDLSLEDLAELGSQIGSDVPYCIHGGTAFVTGRGEKIEFLPSMPQCWVVLVKPRMSVSTSSIFGSLSFNSIQHPDIAGIRQAVETDDYQLMTEKIGNALEGVTIKRHPVIQQIKDRMINYGADAALMSGSGPTVFALCEKKTRAQRIYNGLKGFCDEVYLVRTLK from the coding sequence ATGGAAATCATAGAAAAGGCACCCGCAAAAATCAATTTGGGGTTGGATGCTCTCTATAAAAGAAAAGATGGTTATCACGAATTAGAGATGATCATGGCTAGTGTGGACTTGGCAGATCGGCTGCTATTTGAAGAACTGCCAGAAAATGAGATTGTGATCGAAACAGACAGTTCTTTTTTACCTGTAGATCGAAGAAATCATGTCTATCAAGCAGCAGAGCTATTGAAGCGGACGTTTAATCTCACACAAGGAGTCAAAATCACAATAGAAAAAAGAATCCCGGTCGCTGCAGGTTTAGCTGGCGGTAGTAGTGACTGTGCTGCGGCACTGCGTGGTTTAAATCGCTTATGGGGACTTGATTTGTCATTGGAGGATTTAGCTGAATTAGGTAGTCAGATCGGTTCAGATGTTCCTTATTGTATTCACGGCGGGACGGCCTTTGTTACAGGACGAGGAGAAAAAATCGAGTTTTTACCTTCGATGCCTCAATGCTGGGTTGTTTTAGTTAAACCAAGGATGAGTGTTTCGACAAGTTCGATTTTTGGCAGCTTGTCTTTTAACAGTATTCAGCATCCTGATATTGCTGGAATCAGACAGGCAGTGGAAACAGATGACTATCAATTGATGACAGAAAAAATCGGCAATGCTCTAGAAGGCGTGACGATCAAACGTCATCCAGTCATTCAGCAAATCAAAGATCGAATGATCAATTATGGTGCAGATGCCGCCTTGATGAGCGGCAGTGGACCGACGGTTTTTGCTCTGTGCGAGAAGAAGACGCGGGCTCAGCGGATTTACAATGGCTTAAAAGGCTTTTGTGATGAGGTTTATCTGGTGAGGACATTGAAATAA
- a CDS encoding DUF1697 domain-containing protein, which translates to MKKYIALLRGINVSGKNKIAMSKLKTACETLGFTNVTTYINSGNILFNSTISVREELVDLIQRSIKENFGLEVPVMVLTAEELSTVFANAPEWWGTADKEVYHNTIFMIAPTTVEEVVEVIGEAKSEIEQIHLYENVIFWTANLKSFSKTRWSKIASSTVNSKVTIRNANTVKKLLELAKT; encoded by the coding sequence ATGAAAAAATATATCGCATTGTTGAGAGGTATAAATGTCAGCGGAAAAAATAAGATCGCAATGTCCAAACTAAAAACAGCATGTGAAACACTTGGTTTTACTAATGTCACTACCTATATCAATAGCGGGAACATTTTATTTAACAGTACTATTTCAGTTAGAGAGGAATTAGTAGACTTGATACAGCGATCCATAAAGGAAAACTTTGGTTTAGAAGTACCCGTAATGGTCCTCACAGCGGAGGAACTTTCAACTGTTTTTGCTAATGCACCTGAATGGTGGGGGACAGCGGATAAAGAAGTGTACCATAATACCATTTTTATGATCGCTCCAACCACCGTAGAAGAAGTTGTAGAAGTGATCGGTGAAGCAAAATCTGAGATCGAGCAGATCCATTTATATGAAAATGTCATTTTTTGGACGGCAAACTTAAAAAGCTTCTCCAAAACAAGATGGTCAAAAATTGCAAGCTCCACGGTAAATAGTAAAGTGACTATTCGAAATGCCAATACAGTTAAAAAATTACTTGAACTAGCTAAAACTTGA
- a CDS encoding ChbG/HpnK family deacetylase has protein sequence MVKVIIDADDFGLSEAINHGIIKSFVDGITTSTLLMPNLPTAKHAVTLAKEHPGLFVGQHTNFLLGEPCADPKDIPSLVDEQGFFHRSSYYRQQPSVRFVYDEVRIETIAQLERFKELTGHYPKHFDCHSIGDEAVDQVFFDLAREYHIHTTLKYSGKKKWPTQSGYLSITKLLESGALSYIKNGVSVENFLNDDFGLLSLADDAVAEMHFDVGYLDQFVLEHSSYTLMRCKELATLCDPRVRSWFEEHDIKRIRFDELKI, from the coding sequence TTGGTAAAAGTTATTATCGATGCAGATGATTTTGGACTGTCTGAAGCAATCAATCACGGGATCATCAAGAGTTTTGTAGACGGAATCACAACATCGACTTTATTGATGCCTAATTTACCTACCGCAAAACACGCAGTAACACTTGCAAAAGAGCATCCTGGATTATTTGTCGGTCAGCATACCAACTTTCTTTTAGGTGAACCTTGTGCTGATCCAAAAGACATTCCTTCTTTAGTAGATGAACAGGGCTTTTTTCACCGTTCTTCCTATTATCGTCAACAACCATCCGTTCGATTTGTTTATGATGAGGTTCGAATCGAAACTATTGCACAATTAGAGCGTTTCAAAGAATTAACCGGGCATTATCCAAAACATTTTGATTGTCATTCGATCGGAGATGAAGCTGTCGATCAGGTTTTCTTTGATTTAGCTCGTGAATATCACATTCACACTACATTAAAGTACAGCGGAAAGAAAAAATGGCCCACCCAATCTGGTTACTTGAGCATCACAAAATTATTGGAATCCGGTGCACTTTCTTACATCAAAAATGGCGTAAGCGTGGAAAATTTTTTGAATGATGACTTTGGATTGCTTTCTTTAGCTGATGATGCGGTCGCCGAAATGCACTTTGATGTTGGCTACTTAGATCAGTTTGTTTTGGAGCATTCTTCCTACACTTTGATGAGATGTAAGGAGCTGGCGACGCTTTGTGACCCTCGTGTAAGGAGCTGGTTTGAAGAGCATGACATTAAGCGGATCCGTTTTGATGAACTAAAAATTTGA
- a CDS encoding metal ABC transporter substrate-binding protein: protein MRKNRWLYMAGILLIAALTTLTACGQTKETDKAAKDGKIKVVTTFYPMYDFAKNVVGDAGDVQLLIPAGTEPHDYEPSAKDIAKITDADAFIYNSHELETWVEAVLENVDQKKVAVVEAAGSIDLMEGAAHEHEEEESDHEGHDHDHELDPHVWLDPVLAQKQVEAIRDALIKKYPEQKTTFEQNAAAYIEKLTDLDKEYQAAFADAKNKTFVTQHAAFGYLAKQYGLTQESIAGISPDQEPSPSRLAELKKYIEEHDVAVIYFESSASSKVAETLSRETGVELSVLNPLESVTKKEQEQGEDYISVMKANLEALKKSIK from the coding sequence ATGAGAAAAAATAGATGGTTATATATGGCGGGAATTCTTTTAATCGCAGCATTAACAACACTAACGGCTTGCGGGCAAACAAAAGAAACAGACAAAGCAGCAAAAGATGGTAAAATAAAAGTTGTGACCACTTTTTATCCGATGTATGATTTTGCGAAAAATGTTGTGGGAGATGCTGGTGATGTTCAATTATTGATCCCAGCAGGAACAGAACCGCATGATTATGAACCAAGTGCTAAGGATATTGCTAAAATAACAGATGCAGATGCGTTTATTTATAATAGTCATGAACTAGAAACATGGGTCGAAGCTGTCTTGGAAAATGTCGACCAGAAAAAAGTTGCTGTTGTTGAAGCAGCAGGCTCTATTGATTTAATGGAAGGTGCGGCTCATGAGCATGAGGAAGAAGAATCAGATCATGAAGGACACGATCATGACCACGAATTAGATCCTCACGTATGGCTAGATCCTGTATTGGCGCAAAAACAAGTTGAAGCGATTCGCGATGCGTTGATCAAAAAATACCCAGAGCAAAAAACAACCTTTGAACAAAATGCTGCAGCTTACATCGAAAAATTAACGGATTTGGATAAAGAATACCAGGCAGCTTTTGCTGATGCGAAAAACAAAACCTTTGTAACGCAACATGCCGCATTTGGTTACTTGGCAAAACAATATGGGTTAACCCAAGAGTCGATTGCGGGAATTTCGCCAGACCAAGAGCCTTCACCAAGTCGTTTAGCTGAATTGAAAAAATACATTGAAGAACATGATGTTGCTGTCATCTATTTTGAATCCTCAGCTTCATCAAAAGTAGCGGAAACATTATCAAGAGAAACAGGTGTAGAATTATCTGTGTTGAATCCGCTGGAAAGTGTCACGAAAAAAGAACAGGAACAAGGGGAAGATTATATTTCTGTTATGAAAGCTAATCTGGAAGCCTTGAAAAAGAGCATTAAATAG
- a CDS encoding metal ABC transporter ATP-binding protein, translating to MHYLEVKDLTFYYDDEPVLEGVSYHVDPGEFVILTGENGAAKSTLIKSSLGLLKPTRGTITISKENSQGEKLSIGYIPQQVASFNAGFPSTVIELVRSGRFPRNRWFKPLTKRDHQHVEKALKAVGMWEMRHKRIGELSGGQKQRISLARIFATDPDLFILDEPTTGMDETSRNEFYRLLRHNAHDHGKAILMITHDHEDIKSYADRQIRLVRKEDSQWRCFHMSS from the coding sequence ATGCATTATCTAGAAGTAAAAGATCTCACATTTTATTATGATGATGAGCCAGTGCTGGAAGGTGTATCTTACCATGTCGATCCAGGGGAATTTGTGATTTTGACTGGAGAAAATGGTGCAGCGAAATCAACCTTGATCAAGAGTAGTTTAGGACTATTGAAACCAACGAGGGGGACGATCACGATTTCTAAAGAAAATAGTCAAGGGGAAAAGCTGAGTATTGGCTATATTCCACAGCAAGTCGCGTCATTTAACGCCGGTTTTCCAAGTACGGTGATCGAGCTGGTCCGCTCAGGCCGTTTTCCGCGCAATCGCTGGTTCAAACCATTGACTAAACGTGATCATCAGCATGTGGAAAAAGCCTTAAAAGCTGTTGGTATGTGGGAGATGCGTCATAAACGGATCGGGGAACTTTCCGGCGGACAAAAACAACGAATCAGTTTGGCCCGTATTTTTGCGACAGATCCGGATTTATTTATTTTAGACGAACCAACAACAGGAATGGATGAAACGTCTAGAAATGAGTTTTATCGCTTGTTAAGGCATAACGCTCACGATCACGGCAAAGCGATTTTGATGATCACTCATGATCACGAGGATATAAAATCATATGCGGATCGACAAATTCGTTTAGTTCGGAAGGAGGATTCACAGTGGAGATGCTTTCATATGAGTTCATAA
- a CDS encoding helix-turn-helix domain-containing protein translates to MNIGDSLRFIRTKKNIKQKEMIPDHHDSSTYSRIENNQRIIKIDDLEAILLKLNIQADEFFTYTSLDREYEKFASLYFYCANHPNNQSTKKQLLDIYFKLKKKSHKNIKEMSNYYSIKTFFHRVWKEVDGISKEDIEIIYNELSNVKYFFGFEYKLLSNTITFFSTDQAKHLIQKAYPIENERQRDYTTKKFAYNTLINLISITLHRKEYNLTRKYINIAKDLDKTNSNYSFRMNLKYLENLTNWIETGEPKYMQQITNFITILEDIGDLEHAKNVKDEVKNLTHHKDIDSKAPYSVGLLKES, encoded by the coding sequence ATGAACATAGGCGATTCGTTACGTTTTATCCGTACTAAGAAAAATATAAAGCAAAAAGAAATGATTCCTGATCACCACGATTCTTCTACTTACTCCAGAATCGAAAACAATCAACGCATAATCAAAATAGATGATTTAGAAGCCATACTACTTAAACTCAATATACAAGCAGACGAATTCTTCACTTACACCAGTTTAGATAGAGAATACGAAAAATTTGCCTCTCTTTATTTTTATTGTGCTAATCATCCTAATAATCAATCTACAAAAAAACAGCTTTTAGATATTTATTTCAAACTCAAAAAAAAATCACACAAAAACATTAAAGAAATGTCAAACTACTATTCAATCAAAACCTTTTTTCATAGAGTATGGAAAGAAGTAGACGGTATCTCAAAAGAAGATATTGAAATTATTTACAATGAGTTATCTAATGTAAAATATTTTTTTGGATTTGAATATAAACTATTATCAAACACTATAACTTTTTTCTCTACGGATCAAGCGAAACACTTAATTCAAAAAGCATACCCTATAGAAAACGAAAGACAAAGAGACTACACTACTAAAAAATTTGCGTATAACACTTTAATAAATCTTATCTCCATCACTCTACATCGTAAAGAATACAACTTAACCAGAAAATACATAAACATTGCTAAAGATTTAGATAAAACAAACTCAAACTACAGTTTCAGAATGAATTTAAAATATCTTGAAAACTTAACAAATTGGATAGAAACAGGTGAACCAAAATACATGCAACAAATCACCAATTTCATTACTATTTTAGAAGATATTGGCGATCTCGAACACGCTAAAAATGTTAAAGATGAGGTAAAAAATTTAACTCATCACAAGGACATCGATTCCAAAGCACCTTATTCCGTTGGACTACTCAAAGAAAGTTAA
- a CDS encoding helix-turn-helix domain-containing protein, with product MNREDFLKLLIESKYGNVKVFSEAIKIPYTTVRTILEKGVGNARIDNVLKICKGLDISPEQLSVDFDFDTTFSEIIKKTSSLSKEDQTKLLQYINNNFYIE from the coding sequence ATGAACAGAGAAGATTTTTTAAAACTTTTAATTGAAAGTAAATATGGGAATGTTAAGGTTTTTTCAGAAGCAATTAAAATCCCTTATACCACTGTTAGAACTATTTTAGAAAAAGGAGTTGGGAATGCAAGAATCGATAATGTTCTAAAAATTTGTAAAGGGTTAGATATATCTCCAGAACAACTTAGTGTTGACTTTGATTTTGATACCACCTTTTCCGAAATAATCAAGAAGACATCATCTTTAAGCAAAGAGGATCAAACAAAACTATTACAGTATATTAATAATAATTTTTATATAGAGTAA
- a CDS encoding helix-turn-helix transcriptional regulator, with product MLNNFEKARKSKRIRLVDIAELIGVKYQTVSEKINGKSSFKLDEVLLISKTYFPEYKIEYLFKDDEQEEL from the coding sequence ATGTTAAATAACTTTGAAAAAGCTAGAAAATCTAAGAGGATTCGTCTTGTGGATATTGCAGAATTAATTGGAGTGAAATATCAAACTGTATCTGAAAAAATAAATGGTAAATCATCATTCAAATTAGATGAGGTGTTGTTAATTAGTAAAACGTACTTTCCTGAGTATAAAATCGAATATTTATTTAAAGATGATGAACAAGAAGAATTGTAA